A part of Tachyglossus aculeatus isolate mTacAcu1 chromosome X3, mTacAcu1.pri, whole genome shotgun sequence genomic DNA contains:
- the TNFRSF11A gene encoding tumor necrosis factor receptor superfamily member 11A, producing MVAMKPGDYCLGPFAQGFQKDCFTCALKKGLQIANTEMCVNVVQLTAKFSPETCSLDCLSSLQRSSSITPPCSSERHYEQSRRCCNKCEPGTFMSAKCTAASESVCSPCGPDEYLDTWNEEDKCLLQRVCDAGKALVVVHPGNSTSQRQCACTRGYHWSDDCDCCRRNRDCGPGFGARHPLLPNRDTACEPCPLGYYSESFSATDKCKPWTNCTFLGQEEIDPGTNKSDVVCRISFGPTKFWNESSEVTRGLIIPFLFVSMALIGLIFLGIYYRKEGKVLTADLWHWFHVTCTRLKGNKDSSSDSFISPRVAHAGHRQPFEGVLLLTLGEKVCPEGASCPEGLLLSGPAARAREPEGGPFLQIPMEDEYLDRPAPSPRGLLALSCLDGTSGSPFPEPLEIGENDSLSHCFTGTESLGEEGPCGCPEWAACAPASLEKSPQKLGPDAALRFPEEAERSGPDDWWPPRSPANGYAGCRMGSREGPETPGSCTTPPESGPLPPCACGLGFLYDGVESQEPSSGRGDAQDRSMAGGSSGPSGTPTGSPTDLPPAPGNVTGNSNSTFISHGKVMNFKGDIIVVYVSQNSQEGPAGAGPTEETVVGSPVQEETLDRCDTFAGNAPLFQEKCADTHPGTPEEDVGQKSRPEGERSPGPALPTETWGGTDRVATQPVQEEGKAAHCRPTAWHP from the exons CCAAGTTCTCCCCTGAAACTTGCTCACTTGATTGTTTGTCCTCTCTTCAGAGGTCATCATCCATCACCCCTCCGTGCAGCAGCGAAAGGCATTATGAGCAGTCCAGACGATGCTGTAACAAATGCGAACCTG GGACGTTCATGTCTGCCAAGTGCACTGCTGCTTCTGAAAGTGTGTGCTCCCCCTGCGGCCCAGATGAATACTTAGACACGTGGAACGAAGAGGATAAATGCCTATTGCAAAGAGTTTGCGATGCGG GCAAGGCGCTGGTCGTGGTCCATCCCGGCAACAGCACCTCGCAGCGGCAGTGCGCCTGCACCCGGGGCTACCACTGGAGCGACGACTGTGACTGCTGCAGGCGCAATCGGGACTGCGGGCCGGGCTTCGGGGCCAGGCACCCGC TATTGCCCAACAGGGATACGGCATGCGAGCCATGCCCTCTGGGCTACTATTCCGAGAGCTTTTCTGCCACTGACAAGTGCAAACCCTGGACCAA CTGCACATTTCTTGGACAGGAAGAAATCGATCCCGGGACCAATAAGTCAGATGTGGTCTGCAGGATATCCTTTGGGCCCACAAAGTTCTGGAATG aatccAGTGAAGTCACACGTGGATTGATCATTCCCTTCCTCTTTGTGTCAATGGCTCTAATTGGCCTCATCTTCCTTGGCATTTACtataggaaagaagggaaagtccTGACAG CTGATTTATGGCATTGGTTCCATGTCACGTGCACCAGACTAAAGGGCAATAAG GATTCCTCCAGTGACAGTTTCATCAGCCCACGTGTGGCCCACGCTGGCCACCGCCAGCCTTTTGAGGgggtcttgctgctgaccctggGAGAGAAGGTGTGTCCCGAAGGCGCAAGTTGTCCCGAAGGACTCCTGCTCAGTGGACCGGCGGCCCGGGCCAGGGAGCCCGAGGGGGGCCCCTTCTTGCAGATTCCTATGGAAGACGAGTACCTGGACCggccggcccccagccccaggggccTGCTGGCCCTGAGCTGCCTGGATGGCACGTCTGGGTCCCCTTTCCCCGAACCTCTGGAGATCGGGGAGAATGACAGTTTGAGCCACTGCTTCACGGGGActgaaagtctgggagaggaggggCCCTGCGGCTGCCCCGAGTGGGCTGCCTGCGCCCCCGCGTCCTTGGAGAAATCCCCACAGAAGTTGGGCCCCGATGCAGCCCTGAGGTTCCCGGAGGAGGCCGAGCGCAGCGGCCCAGATGACTGGTGGCCACCCCGCTCCCCGGCCAACGGCTATGCGGGCTGCAGGATGGGATCGAGGGAGGGGCCCGAGACCCCAGGGTCCTGCACGACCCCCCCGGAGAGCGGGCCTTTGCCACCCTGTGCCTGCGGACTGGGTTTCCTGTACGATGGGGTGGAGAGCCAAGAGCCGTCCTCGGGACGAGGCGATGCCCAGGACCGGAGCATGGCCGGCGGCAGCTCAGGACCCTCTGGGACCCCGACTGGAAGCCCCACAGACCTGCCCCCTGCGCCGG GAAATGTGACTGGAAACAGTAACTCCACGTTTATTTCACATGGAAAAGTGATGAATTTCAAGGGCGACATAATTGTGGTCTACGTTAGTCAGAACTCCCAGGAAGGCCCTGCGGGTGCCGGGCCAACAGAAGAGACCGTGGTGGGCAGCCCGGTGCAAGAGGAGACCCTGGATCGCTGTGACACCTTTGCAGGGAACGCCCCCCTCTTCCAGGAGAAGTGTGCTGACACCCACCCGGGGACCCCCGAGGAGGACGTGGGACAAAAGAGCAGGCCCGAGGGCGAGAGAAGCCCAGGTCCCGCCCTCCCCACGGAAACGTGGGGCGGCACTGACCGAGTGGCCACCCAACCtgtgcaggaggaggggaaagcgGCTCACTGCCGGCCGACGGCCTGGCACCCTTGA